From Corvus moneduloides isolate bCorMon1 chromosome 2, bCorMon1.pri, whole genome shotgun sequence, one genomic window encodes:
- the LOC116440079 gene encoding interleukin-1 receptor type 1-like — MEKTSGLQQNMTSVFLLIGHLIVLIPLFSAAKGCVICDYFVLVGEPTAITCPIITLPVLHSDYNLTWYKNGSATPVTTERDARIHQREGLLWFIPAMLEDSGLYECNIRSLNHSNKRTINLTVFKNDNGLCFNGKMKFEQKVTSMNTGKIICPDLEQFKDGDNNQPEVHWYKECKPGFLEDKRLLLAEGENAVLIRNVTVQDRGNYTCHMLYTYMGKQYNVSRTISLEVKEKPLQIQPEFIYPRNNTIEVELGSHVVMECNISSGINGLIPFWQVNDEDVDIFDKTYREQFYEEGLPHGLAVSGTKFNISKVKVKDYAHKFFCHFIYGSQQFTAYIKLEYPARNIQGYLIGGGVSLVFLVFFTLFIYKIFKIDIVLWYRDSCHPFLGKKVSDEKIYDAYVLYPKNRESCLYSSDIFALKILPEVLERQCGYNLFILGRDDLPGEAVISVADEKIRQSRRVIIVLVPESSCYSILEDMSEKQLAMHSALIQDGIKVILIELEKIQDYATMPESIRYIKQKHGVIRWKGDFSERSHSAGTRFWKKVRYQMPSRKSGSLSGLHLLPKDLNLP; from the exons ATGGAAAAAACTTCTGGTTTGCAGCAAAATATGACATCTGTATTTTTGCTCATTGGTCATCTCATTGTACTGATACCTCTCTTCAGTGCTG caaaaggGTGTGTTATTTGTGATTACTTTGTGCTTGTTGGAGAGCCTACAGCTATTACTTGCCCAATAATTACATTGCCAGTGCTTCACTCTGATTACAATCTGACATGGTATAAAAATGGTAGTGCTACACCAGTGACCACAGAGAGAGATGCCAGGATCCACCAGCGAGAGGGCTTGCTTTGGTTTATTCCTGCAATGCTGGAAGATTCTGGGCTTTATGAATGCAATATAAG GAGCCTTAACCACTCTAACAAAAGAACCATAAATTTAACAGTTTTTAAGAACGATAATGGTTTgtgttttaatggaaaaatgaagtttGAACAAAAAGTGACAAGCATGAATACTGGGAAGATTATATGTCCTGATCTAGAGCAATTTAAAGATGGAGACAATAATCAGCCTGAAGTACACTGGTATAAG GAGTGTAAACCTGGATTTCTTGAAGACAAGCGACTTCTTTTGGCAGAGGGTGAAAATGCTGTCTTGATTCGTAATGTAACTGTGCAAGATAGAGGAAACTACACATGCCATatgttatacacatatatggGAAAACAATATAATGTTTCAAGAACCATAAGTCTAGAGGTTAAAG AAAAACCACTGCAGATACAACCAGAGTTTATTTATCCAAGGAACAATACAATTGAAGTAGAACTTG GCTCTCACGTAGTCATGGAATGTAACATATCAAGTGGCATAAATGGCTTGATTCCATTCTGGCAAGTTAATGATGAGGATGTTGATATCTTTGATAAAACCTACAGGGAACAGTTTTATGA aGAGGGGTTGCCTCATGGACTTGCTGTATCTGGAACAAAATTTAACATTTCAAAAGTGAAAGTAAAGGACTATGCTCACAAATTTTTCTGTCACTTCATATATGGTTCTCAACAATTTACAGCCTACATCAAATTGGAATACCCAG CTCGAAACATTCAGGGATACTTAATTGGAGGAGGAGTTTCCTTggtatttttagtattttttactCTCTTTATCTACAAGATCTTCAAAATCGATATTGTGCTTTGGTATCGGGACTCCTGCCATCCTTTCCTGGGTAAAAAAG TTTCAGATGAGAAGATCTATGATGCTTATGTTCTGTATCCAAAGAACAGAGAAAGCTGCTTGTATTCATCAGATATTTTTGCTCTGAAGATACTGCCAGAGGTCTTAGAAAGACAGTGTGGATATAACCTCTTCATACTTGGGAGAGATGATTTACCAGGAGAAG CTGTGATCAGCGTTGCTGATGAAAAAATCCGTCAAAGTAGGAGAGTGATAATTGTTTTAGTACCAGAGTCCTCCTGTTACAGCATTCTGGAAGATATGTCTGAAAAGCAGCTAGCCATGCATAGTGCTCTTATCCAAGATGGCATTAAAGTAATTCTCATTGAACttgaaaaaatacaagattATGCAACCATGCCAGAATCCATCAGATATATTAAGCAAAAGCACGGGGTTATCCGATGGAAAGGGGACTTCTCAGAAAGGTCCCACTCAGCGGGTACGAGATTCTGGAAGAAAGTGCGTTACCAGATGCCATCCAGAAAAAGTGGCTCTTTATCAGGATTGCATTTGTTACCAAAAGACTTGAATTTGCCTTAA